One window of the Bacteroidota bacterium genome contains the following:
- a CDS encoding 5-(carboxyamino)imidazole ribonucleotide synthase — MTNPLKIGILGGGQLGRMLLQAATKYSVETFVLESGKNPPAASLANHFVEGDIKDYAAVYRFGKMVDVLTIEIENVNLEALFKLEEEGLKIYPRPQALKTIKDKGLQKEFYQHHQIPTPDFHLIERKYELHTYLGFLPAVQKLRSGGYDGKGVEILHDTEDFHKAFDKPSVLEKLVVMDKEISVIVAKNERGETAVYPAVEMVFNPKYNLVDYLFSPAEISEEKALLAQQIAVKVATAFDSPGIFAVEMFLDKEGKIWVNETAPRTHNSGHQSIEGNHSSQYDMQMRVLQNMPLGDTGIVSPSLMLNLIGEADHSGPVKYEGLEEVQQMKDAFVHLYGKQETKPGRKMGHVTLLGKDKDELLDRADRIRQVLKVVA, encoded by the coding sequence ATGACCAATCCATTGAAGATCGGAATTTTAGGTGGCGGGCAATTAGGCCGAATGTTGCTGCAGGCTGCGACAAAATATTCGGTAGAAACTTTTGTGTTAGAATCGGGTAAAAACCCACCGGCGGCTTCGCTGGCTAATCATTTTGTAGAAGGAGATATCAAAGATTATGCAGCCGTTTATCGGTTTGGGAAAATGGTAGATGTGTTGACCATCGAGATTGAAAATGTAAACCTCGAGGCCTTATTCAAGTTGGAAGAAGAAGGATTGAAAATATATCCACGACCTCAAGCGCTGAAAACCATCAAGGATAAAGGTTTGCAAAAGGAGTTCTACCAGCACCATCAAATCCCTACACCGGACTTTCATCTGATAGAAAGAAAATATGAATTGCATACTTACCTTGGCTTTCTACCCGCTGTTCAGAAATTGCGTAGTGGGGGATATGATGGAAAGGGCGTAGAGATATTGCATGATACGGAGGACTTCCATAAGGCATTTGACAAACCGAGTGTGCTGGAGAAACTGGTGGTGATGGATAAGGAGATTTCGGTCATCGTGGCGAAGAATGAACGGGGCGAGACGGCTGTTTACCCTGCGGTAGAAATGGTTTTCAATCCTAAATACAATTTGGTAGATTATCTTTTTTCGCCGGCAGAAATTTCGGAAGAAAAGGCCTTGTTGGCACAACAGATAGCTGTGAAGGTGGCAACTGCTTTTGACTCGCCGGGCATTTTTGCCGTGGAAATGTTTTTGGATAAGGAGGGAAAGATATGGGTGAATGAAACCGCGCCGCGCACTCACAACAGTGGACACCAAAGCATAGAAGGCAATCATAGTTCTCAATATGATATGCAAATGCGCGTTTTGCAAAACATGCCTTTAGGCGATACCGGTATTGTCAGCCCCTCGCTGATGCTTAACTTGATCGGTGAAGCAGACCACAGCGGCCCGGTGAAGTATGAAGGACTGGAGGAAGTGCAACAGATGAAAGATGCGTTTGTGCATTTGTATGGCAAACAGGAAACCAAGCCGGGCAGAAAGATGGGGCACGTTACGCTTCTAGGAAAAGATAAGGATGAGTTACTGGACCGAGCCGATAGAATCAGGCAGGTATTGAAGGTGGTGGCTTAG
- a CDS encoding multidrug efflux SMR transporter has translation MNWIVLIIAGLFEAAFAFCLGKAKGTTGTEMYLWYAGFLVALSISMGLLIKATQTLPIGTAYAVWTGIGAVGTVLIGIYVFKEPATVLRLLFLATLIGSIVGLKTVAH, from the coding sequence ATGAATTGGATTGTTTTAATTATTGCAGGCCTGTTTGAAGCCGCCTTTGCTTTTTGTTTGGGGAAAGCAAAAGGAACAACGGGAACCGAAATGTATTTGTGGTATGCGGGTTTTCTAGTTGCGCTGAGTATCAGCATGGGGCTTTTAATTAAAGCAACTCAAACCTTGCCTATCGGAACGGCCTATGCCGTATGGACAGGAATTGGCGCCGTGGGAACCGTTTTGATAGGAATTTATGTATTTAAAGAACCCGCCACCGTCCTGAGGCTTCTGTTCCTTGCCACTTTGATAGGTTCTATTGTAGGACTAAAAACCGTTGCTCACTAA
- a CDS encoding FAD-dependent monooxygenase produces MQRNYDVIILGGGLAGLTLSIQLKLSKPDIKILVLERRKTAAPEAAHKVGESTVELGSHYLREVCGLKDYLEKHELPKYGLRFFFKSNTKEDIASRVELGPRKWLYTPSHQLDRGTLENHLMEKSKEMGCEVMIDATVKDVAFGKEKSSVTYKHKGEEYTATGRWVADASGRGSVLKRKLGFEKPMEHHADAVWWRLKGVVDITNWSDNEEWRNYPEVKLRYLSTVHFLDKGYWVWVIPLGTKNTSIGIVADPAFHPLETYDTYEKALEWLKVNEPLCYKMLEPETPNKLDFMRLKHYAHDTGRAYDGVDRWGVVGEAAAFLDPFYSPGTDFIAMSNTWLGDLIIRELNGEDVGFRAEIYEQTYLNFVKSWIPIYKDKYQLMGHTQVMSTKILWDWAIYWAIPSLLFTNKGMTDLQVLKQLFSASDSLGKKFGQLHEQMQKLFLDWAPYDQEIFSHRFIDPVDLNCMLDFQHGIRTQHGDKLMEQIAKNMDILEKVAAEIFRRVSNHAKGTPLDMPVDPYLMDLNAEENKTNGRAILPDEATKRDIDVLWFYGKKELA; encoded by the coding sequence ATGCAGCGAAACTATGACGTGATTATCCTCGGAGGAGGATTGGCCGGACTTACCCTTTCAATACAACTAAAACTGAGCAAACCTGATATTAAAATATTGGTGCTCGAACGCCGCAAGACTGCCGCACCCGAAGCAGCACACAAGGTGGGCGAGTCCACGGTGGAACTGGGCAGCCATTACCTGCGCGAAGTTTGCGGGCTGAAAGATTATCTCGAAAAGCACGAACTGCCGAAATACGGATTGCGTTTCTTCTTTAAGAGCAATACCAAAGAAGACATCGCCTCTCGCGTGGAACTTGGTCCCCGCAAATGGCTTTATACCCCGAGCCATCAACTGGATCGCGGCACCCTCGAAAACCATCTGATGGAAAAATCAAAAGAGATGGGTTGCGAAGTGATGATAGATGCAACGGTGAAAGATGTAGCGTTTGGAAAGGAAAAAAGCAGCGTAACCTATAAACATAAAGGCGAAGAATATACCGCCACCGGTCGCTGGGTGGCCGATGCCAGCGGTCGTGGCAGTGTGTTGAAGCGTAAACTGGGATTTGAAAAACCGATGGAACACCATGCCGATGCCGTATGGTGGAGGTTGAAGGGCGTGGTGGATATCACCAACTGGAGCGACAACGAAGAGTGGAGAAACTATCCCGAAGTGAAGTTGCGCTATCTCAGCACGGTTCACTTTCTGGACAAAGGATATTGGGTTTGGGTGATTCCTTTGGGAACCAAAAACACCAGTATCGGCATCGTCGCCGATCCGGCGTTCCATCCGCTCGAAACTTATGATACGTATGAAAAGGCATTAGAATGGTTGAAGGTGAATGAGCCTTTGTGTTACAAAATGCTGGAGCCTGAAACACCGAACAAGTTAGATTTCATGCGCCTGAAACACTATGCGCACGACACCGGTAGAGCCTATGATGGCGTAGATCGTTGGGGTGTTGTGGGCGAAGCCGCCGCATTTCTTGATCCCTTCTATTCTCCCGGCACGGACTTTATCGCCATGAGCAACACCTGGCTCGGCGATTTAATTATCCGGGAATTGAATGGAGAAGATGTGGGCTTCCGCGCAGAAATCTACGAACAAACCTATCTCAACTTTGTGAAAAGCTGGATTCCTATCTATAAAGATAAGTATCAGTTGATGGGCCATACGCAGGTTATGAGCACCAAGATTCTATGGGATTGGGCGATCTATTGGGCAATTCCTTCTTTGCTCTTCACCAACAAAGGCATGACCGATTTGCAAGTATTGAAGCAGTTGTTCTCGGCCTCTGATAGTTTGGGAAAGAAATTCGGACAACTTCATGAACAGATGCAAAAGCTATTCCTTGATTGGGCACCTTATGATCAAGAAATATTTTCTCACCGCTTTATTGATCCGGTAGATTTGAATTGCATGTTGGATTTTCAACACGGCATCCGAACACAACATGGCGACAAGCTGATGGAGCAGATTGCGAAGAACATGGATATTCTTGAAAAAGTAGCAGCAGAAATATTCCGTCGCGTCAGCAATCATGCCAAAGGAACACCGCTTGATATGCCCGTGGATCCTTACCTAATGGACCTGAACGCCGAAGAAAACAAAACCAATGGCAGAGCCATATTGCCCGATGAAGCGACGAAGCGCGACATTGATGTATTATGGTTTTATGGAAAAAAGGAGCTGGCGTGA
- a CDS encoding DUF1702 family protein has product MNVATDRVKHKMENIQHIFREVQDSFPETYLLQELTERLDAYEQEFRSVAYEAASMCIALKAFPSWQEFLKFADDKHQTQIHIGLGWALANQSTDPTDYLARTAPMSRYRVMDGYGYYEGIFRKRKSILNQERLVLKDETALKTYDQGLGRSIWYLNQGDWEQTMKTLNTFSEKRKNDLFRGLGIAITYVGGMGVNILNEMRSSSGIYQTQMATGAAMAVVSRHTAGYIPEDTQHICRAWFSQDSKEIMKENELIKCDLDLTKDDAYEKWIQRLEGSIVSKYL; this is encoded by the coding sequence GTGAACGTGGCTACCGACAGGGTAAAACACAAAATGGAAAATATCCAGCATATTTTCCGCGAAGTGCAGGATAGCTTTCCCGAAACCTATCTGCTTCAGGAACTGACAGAAAGGCTGGATGCTTATGAGCAGGAGTTCCGTTCGGTGGCTTATGAAGCGGCTTCCATGTGTATTGCTTTGAAGGCCTTTCCCTCTTGGCAAGAGTTCTTGAAATTTGCAGATGACAAACACCAAACGCAAATACATATCGGGTTGGGTTGGGCACTTGCCAACCAATCTACAGACCCTACGGATTATTTAGCCCGTACTGCACCCATGTCGCGCTATCGCGTGATGGATGGATATGGTTATTATGAAGGGATTTTCCGCAAGCGAAAAAGTATCCTCAACCAAGAACGATTAGTGCTAAAGGATGAAACCGCGTTGAAAACCTATGATCAGGGATTGGGTAGAAGTATCTGGTATTTGAATCAAGGTGATTGGGAGCAAACCATGAAAACCCTGAATACTTTTTCGGAAAAACGGAAAAACGATCTATTCAGAGGATTGGGAATTGCCATCACCTATGTAGGAGGAATGGGGGTGAATATCCTCAACGAGATGCGCTCTTCTTCCGGAATTTACCAAACACAAATGGCCACCGGTGCAGCGATGGCAGTAGTCAGTCGTCATACTGCGGGATATATACCGGAAGATACGCAGCACATTTGTCGTGCATGGTTCAGCCAAGATTCAAAAGAGATTATGAAGGAAAATGAATTGATAAAATGCGATTTGGATTTAACCAAAGATGATGCCTACGAAAAGTGGATTCAGCGCCTTGAAGGGAGTATCGTGTCTAAATATTTATAA
- a CDS encoding beta-ketoacyl-ACP synthase III — translation MSSKEVYINRTAHFLPNNPVSNDEIETYLGLINGKTSKTKNLILRSNGIVRRFYALDKNGKTTHTNAQLASLAIRELFKENPEELQDIELLACGTSSPDQIMPSHGVMVHGWLPETDAIEVITPSGNCCTGLHAMKYAYLSIKSGEIQKAVSTGSERTSPLMCASMFSEEAKKLEALIENPYIAFEKDFLRWMLSDGAGAFFLTDKKNDKGLSLRIEWMECSSFAHKLKPCMYQGCDKLPDGTLQSYMEYMPDEIAGKSILAMKQDVKLLDEHIIELGYQTLKSIIDKKEIDISSLSWFLPHISSEFFRKKIAAKLEEKGISIPREKWFTNLSSVGNIGAGSIYVMVDELFKANRLKAGEKILLMVPESSRFSYVYALLTVC, via the coding sequence ATGTCATCGAAGGAAGTATATATTAACCGCACCGCACACTTTTTGCCGAATAATCCTGTTTCAAACGATGAAATAGAGACTTATTTGGGCCTGATCAACGGCAAAACATCCAAAACCAAGAATCTGATTTTGAGAAGTAACGGAATCGTAAGGAGGTTCTATGCCTTAGACAAAAACGGAAAAACAACCCACACCAATGCACAGTTGGCTTCCCTTGCCATTCGCGAACTATTTAAAGAGAACCCTGAAGAATTACAAGATATTGAACTGCTGGCCTGCGGCACTTCATCACCAGACCAAATCATGCCCTCACACGGGGTGATGGTGCATGGCTGGCTTCCCGAAACAGACGCCATTGAAGTCATTACGCCTTCCGGCAATTGCTGCACGGGGCTTCACGCCATGAAGTATGCTTATCTGTCTATCAAATCTGGCGAAATACAAAAGGCGGTGTCCACCGGTTCAGAGCGCACCTCACCACTGATGTGTGCGTCTATGTTTTCAGAAGAAGCTAAAAAGTTAGAGGCACTTATAGAAAACCCATATATCGCTTTTGAAAAAGATTTTCTGCGCTGGATGCTTTCTGACGGCGCGGGTGCATTTTTTCTGACCGACAAAAAGAACGACAAAGGATTATCGCTGCGCATCGAATGGATGGAGTGTTCCTCCTTCGCTCATAAATTAAAACCTTGCATGTATCAGGGTTGCGATAAACTTCCCGACGGAACTTTGCAGAGCTATATGGAATATATGCCCGACGAGATTGCCGGCAAATCCATCCTCGCCATGAAACAGGATGTGAAACTGCTAGACGAACACATTATTGAATTAGGCTACCAAACCCTGAAAAGTATCATTGACAAGAAGGAAATAGACATCTCTTCCCTTTCTTGGTTCCTGCCGCATATCTCCAGCGAGTTTTTCAGAAAAAAAATTGCTGCCAAATTAGAAGAAAAAGGGATTAGTATTCCACGTGAAAAATGGTTCACCAATTTGTCCTCTGTTGGAAACATCGGCGCCGGTTCCATTTATGTCATGGTGGATGAGTTGTTCAAAGCCAACCGCCTCAAGGCAGGAGAAAAAATCCTTTTGATGGTACCGGAGAGCTCACGCTTCTCCTATGTCTATGCCTTGCTGACCGTCTGTTAA
- a CDS encoding ABC transporter ATP-binding protein, translating to MEVARASAISIEHLNFRYSENSGVVFQDFNLQIAAGERFGLLGPNGAGKTTLMNLMTGVLQKNEGSIKILGRDTESNRNEVKKTFGFIPQQHSFYNELSPVENLQFFGAWSGLEGKEIKQRTEELLEVLGLSAVANKAVSKFSGGMKSRVNLAIGVIHRPQILFLDEPTTGVDVQTRHAIIDYLKQLNATGTTLVYTSHHLTEAESLCTRVALIDEGKIIAQNDTQTLLCEHQQTGLEGLFLQLTGRSYRDS from the coding sequence ATGGAAGTAGCCCGCGCCTCCGCCATCAGCATTGAGCATCTGAACTTTCGCTATTCCGAAAACTCCGGTGTGGTGTTTCAAGATTTCAACCTCCAGATTGCCGCCGGTGAACGCTTTGGTTTGCTCGGCCCCAACGGTGCCGGCAAAACCACCCTGATGAATCTCATGACCGGAGTGCTGCAAAAGAATGAGGGCAGCATAAAGATATTAGGTCGTGACACAGAAAGCAATCGAAACGAAGTCAAGAAAACATTTGGATTCATTCCTCAACAACATTCTTTCTATAACGAGCTTTCGCCGGTAGAGAACCTCCAGTTCTTCGGTGCTTGGTCGGGCTTGGAGGGAAAAGAAATCAAGCAAAGAACCGAAGAACTGTTGGAAGTATTGGGATTGAGTGCAGTGGCGAACAAAGCCGTGTCCAAGTTCTCCGGCGGCATGAAAAGCCGCGTCAACCTCGCTATCGGCGTAATCCATCGTCCGCAGATTCTTTTTCTGGATGAGCCCACCACCGGTGTGGACGTACAAACCCGCCATGCCATCATTGACTACCTCAAACAACTGAACGCCACAGGAACTACTTTGGTTTATACCTCCCATCATTTGACCGAAGCCGAATCTCTATGCACCCGCGTAGCCCTGATTGACGAAGGAAAAATCATCGCACAAAACGACACCCAAACTCTCCTCTGCGAACATCAACAAACCGGACTGGAAGGATTATTCCTACAACTCACCGGCAGGTCCTATAGGGATTCCTGA
- a CDS encoding DUF1295 domain-containing protein, with translation MNIEQIAGFMAPVLVYALIFILNALLPGRWVTGYVTKPGTEEKLKYHLNGIIVLFTVVAVWFLLGYLKLMPWDWLYLYRWEGLTGAVIFGLIFSFAFVLPNAPVKRSFLADFFLGRLKNPQLWGGRIDAKMWLYLIGAVMLELNALSFCAHHYLVFGAEASTGIYLCTALLTFFLTDYLTFEEVHLYTYDLFAERVGFKLGWGCIAFYPYFYAIPLWSTVDLQPAVLSNWVWMIYALIFFGGWAISRGANLQKYYFKKNSQQSFLGIKPEAISDGNKTLLVNGFWGLSRHINYLGEILMATGLVLCTGHPDLIWPWLYPLYYVALLFPRQMDDDKRCALKYGALWNTYIKRVPYRIIPFVY, from the coding sequence ATGAATATAGAGCAAATAGCAGGGTTCATGGCACCGGTGTTGGTCTATGCACTTATTTTCATTCTCAACGCCTTGCTGCCCGGTCGTTGGGTGACCGGCTATGTCACGAAACCCGGTACAGAAGAAAAATTGAAATACCACCTCAATGGAATAATCGTTTTGTTTACCGTAGTAGCGGTTTGGTTTTTGCTTGGCTATTTAAAACTGATGCCCTGGGACTGGCTTTATCTTTATCGCTGGGAAGGACTCACCGGTGCGGTGATATTTGGTTTAATCTTTTCGTTTGCCTTCGTGCTGCCGAATGCACCGGTAAAACGATCATTCCTCGCTGATTTCTTTTTAGGCAGACTGAAGAATCCGCAATTATGGGGCGGAAGAATAGATGCCAAGATGTGGCTTTATTTAATAGGAGCTGTGATGCTGGAACTGAATGCACTCAGTTTTTGCGCGCATCACTATCTGGTATTCGGCGCAGAAGCATCTACAGGGATTTATCTCTGTACAGCCCTGCTCACATTCTTCCTTACGGATTATCTCACCTTCGAAGAGGTCCATCTCTATACTTATGATTTGTTTGCAGAGCGGGTCGGATTTAAATTGGGATGGGGCTGCATCGCCTTTTATCCATACTTCTATGCCATTCCACTATGGTCCACTGTAGATCTGCAACCGGCTGTTTTATCCAATTGGGTATGGATGATATATGCGCTCATATTTTTTGGCGGCTGGGCAATATCTCGTGGGGCAAATTTGCAGAAGTACTATTTCAAGAAAAATTCGCAGCAGTCCTTTTTAGGAATAAAACCAGAAGCGATCAGCGATGGAAATAAAACACTGCTCGTTAATGGATTTTGGGGCTTGAGCAGACACATCAACTATCTGGGTGAAATTCTCATGGCTACCGGTCTGGTGCTTTGCACCGGCCATCCTGATTTAATCTGGCCCTGGCTTTACCCGCTTTATTATGTAGCGCTCCTATTCCCACGGCAAATGGATGATGACAAAAGATGCGCTCTGAAATATGGAGCCTTGTGGAACACTTACATAAAAAGAGTGCCTTACCGGATTATTCCTTTTGTCTATTGA
- a CDS encoding SDR family NAD(P)-dependent oxidoreductase: MQLKHKYGNTALVAGASEGIGAAFATFLAAQGIDLILVARRKEPLAIFAEHLKSAYKINVTNISCDLADTNASLHIQQAVYGREINLLVYNAALSHIGAFEKKSIEDNNRMAQANMITPMNLIQIFGEPMLERGKGAVIMMASLAGFQGSGFLSVYGATKAFDRTLAEGLWYEWKSRGVDVMACCAGATSTPNFNRTNPAKASFFAPKVQTPEEVVAECFEQLGKRPSMVAGGGNRIASFIMHRLLPRKMAINIMGDTTRKLYGH; encoded by the coding sequence ATGCAGCTAAAACACAAATACGGTAATACAGCTTTAGTGGCAGGAGCATCAGAGGGTATTGGAGCAGCATTCGCCACTTTTCTTGCGGCTCAGGGGATTGATCTGATTCTCGTTGCCAGACGCAAAGAACCCTTAGCCATTTTCGCTGAACATTTGAAATCTGCATATAAAATTAATGTGACCAACATTTCCTGCGATTTAGCGGATACTAATGCCTCGCTACATATACAACAGGCTGTTTATGGTCGAGAAATTAACCTGTTGGTGTATAACGCGGCGCTTTCTCATATCGGAGCGTTTGAAAAAAAATCAATCGAGGATAATAATAGAATGGCTCAGGCTAATATGATTACACCGATGAACCTGATTCAAATATTTGGAGAGCCAATGCTTGAAAGGGGAAAAGGGGCAGTCATCATGATGGCTTCATTAGCGGGGTTTCAGGGCAGTGGGTTTTTATCAGTTTATGGAGCCACGAAGGCTTTTGATCGCACTCTGGCCGAAGGATTGTGGTACGAATGGAAAAGTAGGGGAGTAGATGTAATGGCCTGCTGTGCGGGAGCGACTTCTACGCCTAACTTCAATCGAACAAACCCAGCCAAAGCAAGTTTTTTTGCGCCCAAAGTCCAAACCCCGGAAGAAGTGGTAGCAGAATGTTTTGAGCAATTAGGTAAAAGGCCTTCGATGGTTGCCGGTGGTGGCAACAGGATAGCCTCTTTCATCATGCACAGACTGCTGCCCAGAAAGATGGCCATCAACATTATGGGAGACACCACCCGAAAATTATACGGGCATTGA
- a CDS encoding gliding motility-associated C-terminal domain-containing protein: MKKHSRTTVLFTLFANCLWANLTITSTRVCHGVNTEIHNTSHLPKTKLVDWDLNNDGFFSDASGDSITHIFSTADTFQIRLRVTDSTGNEFFSAYQSVIVDPVPEAAFITSGLCLGSPTSFTNQTIIKGNTPITYEWDYTNDGMGDNTSMNTMFTYPFGGDFTIKLKATSDQGCKDSFVKNITIKRPPNADITVQNTCINSPVHLVNTSTLGDSPVKQTIWSFGDGTLSFDSDTATHIYYSADTFYVTLKLIDSSSCVDSIRKLVVVDSSVMNSYTLSLGNQFFEGQSNIATVTGDFISVFWSDSTVDATKTITQAGYYSYVVTSATGCIASQQFTVSTIERPTELAPANDFLTPNGDGKNDILLFTNADAFSNCVLKVYDQRGLLVYTNNNYKNDWHGDNNNAGAYYYLLHCDDTPEVKGVTNIIR, translated from the coding sequence ATGAAAAAACACAGCAGAACCACTGTGCTTTTTACACTATTTGCGAATTGTTTGTGGGCTAATCTCACGATTACTTCCACACGTGTTTGCCATGGTGTAAATACAGAGATTCATAACACCAGCCACCTACCTAAAACTAAATTAGTAGATTGGGATTTGAACAACGATGGCTTCTTTTCCGACGCTTCGGGTGATAGCATTACTCATATTTTCTCCACGGCAGATACCTTTCAAATCCGCTTGAGGGTTACCGATTCTACAGGTAATGAATTTTTTTCTGCCTACCAATCAGTCATTGTTGATCCAGTCCCAGAAGCAGCTTTCATCACGTCTGGTTTGTGTCTTGGCTCACCGACATCGTTCACTAATCAAACGATAATCAAAGGCAATACCCCCATCACGTATGAATGGGATTATACCAACGACGGTATGGGTGATAATACGTCCATGAACACGATGTTTACTTATCCATTTGGTGGTGATTTCACCATAAAACTTAAAGCTACCTCCGATCAAGGCTGTAAAGATTCATTCGTAAAAAACATTACGATTAAGCGTCCGCCAAATGCAGACATCACCGTTCAGAATACCTGTATTAATTCACCGGTCCATCTGGTGAATACTTCTACATTGGGTGATAGCCCCGTGAAACAAACTATTTGGAGCTTCGGTGATGGAACACTGAGTTTTGATTCGGATACAGCCACACATATTTATTACTCCGCAGATACTTTTTATGTAACGCTTAAATTAATTGATAGTTCTAGCTGTGTAGATTCTATTCGCAAATTGGTAGTGGTTGATTCTTCAGTGATGAATTCCTACACATTGTCTCTCGGTAATCAGTTTTTCGAAGGGCAGTCTAACATAGCAACCGTAACCGGTGACTTCATATCTGTTTTTTGGAGTGACAGTACCGTTGATGCTACGAAAACGATTACTCAAGCAGGTTATTACTCTTATGTTGTCACAAGTGCTACCGGCTGCATTGCCTCTCAACAGTTTACGGTATCCACAATAGAACGACCGACAGAGTTAGCGCCGGCAAACGACTTTCTTACACCAAACGGTGATGGCAAGAATGATATTTTGCTTTTCACGAACGCAGATGCTTTTAGCAATTGTGTGTTGAAAGTTTATGACCAAAGAGGTCTATTGGTTTATACTAATAACAATTACAAAAATGATTGGCACGGAGACAATAACAATGCAGGAGCTTATTACTACTTACTGCACTGCGATGATACACCAGAAGTAAAAGGAGTAACAAATATTATTCGGTAA
- a CDS encoding PorP/SprF family type IX secretion system membrane protein — protein sequence MGKIYTALLFTFLLAKCSHAQSSSLRDQEFIINPYSISPAYSGFNTNHEIFVNYINHFSGTKGAPYSAWANYNGIVKSNLGLGASLRFEKFGAFRNIRVDVSTAYHLKIGADQKVSVGIGVSVTQTNLDFNNSNSDPINDPSLNSDNVKNGMGINASFGISYAWRKLNIGIAAPAIIPMKMNGKSILYSQPIHARVYAAYEMMINRKFAVKPAFVLDYILHSPINYNAVITVKYDNLLFVNVGFGAQNIFSGGVGVIIAQRFTGQYTFKYGLNGIANSTYGSHEICIGILVGKIKNATTSNSIFGKKNKSPYHDWE from the coding sequence ATGGGGAAAATCTACACTGCTCTATTATTCACATTTTTACTGGCAAAGTGTTCACATGCCCAAAGTTCTTCACTCCGGGATCAGGAGTTTATCATCAATCCCTATTCTATTTCGCCCGCTTATAGCGGATTTAATACGAATCATGAGATATTCGTCAACTATATCAATCATTTCAGCGGCACGAAAGGAGCACCTTACAGCGCATGGGCGAATTATAATGGAATTGTCAAAAGCAATTTGGGATTAGGCGCCTCCTTGCGTTTTGAAAAATTTGGTGCATTCAGAAATATCCGGGTAGATGTTTCTACAGCTTATCATCTGAAAATTGGTGCAGATCAAAAAGTGTCGGTTGGAATCGGTGTTTCAGTAACCCAAACAAATCTTGATTTCAACAATAGTAATTCCGACCCAATAAATGACCCTTCCCTGAATTCTGATAATGTAAAAAACGGAATGGGAATCAATGCTTCGTTTGGCATCTCTTATGCGTGGCGAAAACTCAATATTGGCATCGCTGCTCCAGCCATAATACCTATGAAGATGAATGGAAAATCAATTCTATATTCTCAGCCTATACACGCGCGGGTTTATGCAGCGTATGAAATGATGATTAACCGGAAATTTGCTGTGAAGCCTGCCTTTGTCTTGGACTATATCCTTCATTCTCCGATTAACTATAACGCTGTTATAACGGTTAAATACGACAATCTGCTTTTCGTCAATGTAGGCTTTGGCGCACAAAATATTTTCAGTGGAGGAGTTGGAGTCATCATCGCACAGCGATTCACCGGCCAATACACCTTTAAATATGGACTAAATGGAATCGCAAATTCCACCTATGGCAGCCACGAAATCTGCATCGGCATCTTAGTAGGGAAAATCAAAAATGCAACTACCAGTAATTCGATTTTTGGTAAAAAAAATAAATCACCATATCATGATTGGGAATAA
- a CDS encoding tail fiber domain-containing protein: MGSSGQNFITSDARFKQNVSSSNVAGLDFISKLRPVQYNLQARALDIFRRGGSTKSIEKTDYSKAESMLRTGFIAQEVEQAARETHFNFDGIHVPENDKDFYSISYSSLVVPLVKAVQELNQKVEVLESENARLRGTNTVAPVTKESDVSKGEGNPVLTEQQKTINQLTLVNGTTRAKLAELQQQLDEMKKILEGIKKKD, translated from the coding sequence GTGGGTAGTTCGGGTCAAAACTTTATCACCTCCGATGCCCGCTTTAAACAAAATGTAAGCAGCAGCAATGTTGCCGGGCTTGATTTTATCTCAAAACTCCGCCCTGTTCAATACAACCTTCAGGCCCGTGCGCTCGACATTTTCCGCCGGGGCGGAAGCACTAAAAGCATTGAAAAAACCGACTATTCTAAAGCCGAATCCATGCTAAGAACCGGGTTCATTGCCCAGGAGGTGGAGCAGGCCGCCCGCGAAACTCATTTTAATTTTGATGGAATCCATGTGCCCGAAAACGATAAAGACTTTTACTCCATATCCTATTCCTCGCTGGTGGTGCCTTTGGTGAAAGCCGTACAGGAATTGAACCAAAAAGTAGAAGTGCTTGAATCAGAAAACGCCAGACTAAGAGGCACGAATACTGTTGCTCCGGTCACAAAAGAATCGGATGTTTCTAAGGGAGAAGGAAACCCTGTATTGACCGAGCAGCAAAAAACCATAAACCAGTTGACGTTGGTGAATGGCACTACCCGCGCTAAGTTGGCTGAATTGCAGCAGCAGTTGGATGAGATGAAGAAAATATTAGAAGGTATAAAGAAGAAGGATTAA